One Loxodonta africana isolate mLoxAfr1 chromosome 4, mLoxAfr1.hap2, whole genome shotgun sequence genomic region harbors:
- the KCNA1 gene encoding potassium voltage-gated channel subfamily A member 1: MTVMSGDNVDEASAAPGHPQDGSYPPQADHDDHECCERVVINISGLRFETQLKTLAQFPNTLLGNPKKRMRYFDPLRNEYFFDRNRPSFDAILYYYQSGGRLRRPVNVPLDMFSEEIKFYELGEEAMDKFREDEGFIKEEERPLPEKEYQRQVWLLFEYPESSGPARVIAIVSVMVILISIVIFCLETLPELKDDKDFTDTIHRIDNTTVLYTSNIFTDPFFIVETLCIIWFSFELVVRFFACPSKTDFFKNIMNFIDIVAIIPYFITLGTEIAEQEGNQKGEQATSLAILRVIRLVRVFRIFKLSRHSKGLQILGQTLKASMRELGLLIFFLFIGVILFSSAVYFAEAEEAGSHFSSIPDAFWWAVVSMTTVGYGDMYPVTIGGKIVGSLCAIAGVLTIALPVPVIVSNFNYFYHRETEGEEQAQLLHVSSPNLASDSDLSRRSSSTISKSEYMEIEEDMNNSIAHYRQPNIRTGNCTTANQNCVNKSKLLTDV, from the coding sequence ATGACGGTGATGTCTGGGGATAACGTGGACGAGGCGTCCGCCGCGCCGGGCCACCCACAGGATGGCAGCTACCCGCCGCAGGCGGACCACGACGACCACGAGTGCTGTGAGCGCGTGGTGATCAACATCTCCGGGCTGCGTTTCGAAACGCAGCTCAAGACCCTGGCGCAGTTCCCCAACACGCTGCTGGGAAACCCGAAGAAACGCATGCGCTACTTCGACCCCTTGAGGAACGAGTACTTCTTCGACCGCAACCGGCCCAGCTTCGACGCCATCCTCTACTACTACCAATCGGGGGGCCGGCTGCGGAGGCCTGTCAACGTGCCCCTGGACATGTTCTCTGAGGAGATCAAGTTTTACGAATTGGGCGAGGAGGCCATGGACAAGTTTCGGGAGGACGAGGGCTTCATTAAGGAGGAGGAGCGCCCCCTGCCCGAGAAGGAGTATCAGCGCCAGGTGTGGCTGCTCTTTGAGTACCCGGAAAGCTCGGGGCCGGCTCGGGTCATCGCCATCGTTTCGGTTATGGTCATCCTCATCTCCATCGTCATCTTTTGCCTGGAGACCCTTCCGGAGCTGAAGGATGACAAGGATTTCACGGACACCATCCACCGCATCGACAACACCACGGTTCTCTACACTTCCAACATCTTCACCGACCCCTTCTTCATCGTGGAAACCCTGTGCATCATCTGGTTCTCCTTCGAGCTGGTGGTGCGCTTCTTCGCCTGCCCCAGCAAGACAGACTTTTTCAAAAACATCATGAACTTCATTGACATCGTGGCCATCATCCCCTATTTCATCACGCTAGGCACCGAGATAGCTGAGCAGGAGGGAAACCAGAAGGGCGAGCAGGCCACTTCGCTGGCCATCCTCAGGGTCATCCGGTTGGTAAGGGTTTTTAGAATCTTCAAACTCTCCCGCCACTCTAAGGGCCTCCAGATTCTGGGCCAGACCCTCAAAGCTAGTATGAGAGAGTTAGGGctgcttatttttttcctcttcatcgGGGTCATATTGTTTTCTAGTGCAGTGTACTTTGCCGAGGCGGAAGAAGCTGGGTCGCACTTCTCCAGTATTCCTGATGCTTTCTGGTGGGCGGTGGTGTCCATGACCACTGTAGGATACGGTGACATGTACCCTGTGACAATTGGAGGCAAGATCGTGGGCTCCTTGTGTGCCATCGCTGGTGTGCTGACAATTGCCCTGCCCGTACCTGTCATTGTGTCCAATTTCAACTATTTCTACCACCGAGAAACTGAGGGGGAAGAGCAGGCTCAGCTGCTCCACGTTAGCTCCCCTAATTTAGCCTCTGACAGTGACCTCAGTCGCCGCAGTTCCTCTACTATCAGCAAGTCTGAGTACATGGAGATAGAAGAGGATATGAATAATAGCATAGCCCATTATAGACAGCCCAATATCAGAACTGGCAACTGCACCACAGCTAACCAAAACTGCGTTAATAAGAGCAAGCTACTGACCGAtgtttaa